Sequence from the Ailuropoda melanoleuca isolate Jingjing chromosome 10, ASM200744v2, whole genome shotgun sequence genome:
AGGCCAACCTCATCGAGGTGGTCACGCCCAGCGCCTTCTGGGAGTGCCCCAACATCGTCAACATCGACCTGTCCATGAACCGCATCCAGCGGCTGCACAGCGCCACCTTCGCGGGCCTGGCCAAGCTGTCCGTCTGCGAGCTCTACAGCAACCCGTTCTACTGCTCCTGCGAGCTCCTGGGCTTCCTGCGCTGGCTGGCCGCCTTCACCAATGCCACGCAGACCTACGACCGCATGCAGTGCGAGTCGCCCCCGCTCTACTCCGGCTACTTCCTGCTGGGCCAGGGCCGCCACGGCCAGCGCAGCATTCTCGGCAAGCTGCAGTCCGTGTGCACCGACGGCTCCTACGCGGCCGAGCCGCCCCCCGNNNNNNNNNNNNNNNNNNNNNNNNNNNNNNNNNNNNNNNNNNNNNNNNNNNNNNNNNNNNNNNNNNNNNNNNNNNNNNNNNNNNNNNNNNNNNNNNNNNNNNNNNNNNNNNNNNNNNNNNNNNNNNNNNNNNNNNNNNNNNNNNNNNNNNNNNNNNNNNNNNNNNNNNNNNNNNNNNNNNNNNNNNNNNNNNNNNNNNNNNNNNNNNNNNNNNNNNNNNNNNNNNNNNNNNNNNNNNNNNNNNNNNNNNNNNNNNNNNNNNNNNgcccccgccgcccccacccGAGCCCAGCGAGGCCCCGTGCGCCGACGAGGAGTGCTTCTCCGGCGACGGCACCACGCCGCCGGTGGCCCTGCCCACGCTGGTGCCCCAGGCCGAGGCGCGGCCCCTCCTGAAGGTCAAGCAACTGACCCAGAACTCGGCCACCCTCACGGTGCAGCTGCCCAGCCCGTTCACGCGCATGTACACGCTGGAGCGCTTCAACAACAGCCGCGCATCCACCGTGTCCCGGCTGACCAAGCCACAGGAGGACATCCGCCTCACCGACCTGCCCACGCTCACCAACCACACATACTGCGTGGTGTCCACAAGCTCTGGGCTGCACCACAACCACACCTGCCTCACCATCGGCCTGCCCAAGCCGCCTGGCCCGCCGGGCCCCGGGCCCAGCCCGTCCACGGCCACGCACTACATCATGACCGTCCTGGGCTGCCTGTTTGGCATGGTGCTGGTGCTGGGCGCCGTCTACCACTGCCTGCGCCGGCGGAGGCGCCGGGACGAGAAGCACAAGAAGGCGGCCGCAGCCGGCAGCCTCAAGAAGACCATCATAGAGCTCAAGTACGGGCCCGAGCTGGAGGCCCCCGGCCTGGCCCCGCTGTCCCAGGGCCCGCTCCTGGGCCCCGAGGCCGTGACTCGCATCCCGTACCTGCCGGCGGGCGCCGGCGAGGTGGAGCAGTACAAGCTGGTGGAGAGCAGCGAGACGCCCAAGGCCAGCAAGGGCAACTACATGGACATTCGCACGGGCGAGCAGGGGGAGCGCAGGGACTGCGAGCTGGGCCGGCCCGGCCCTGACAGCCAGAGCTCCGTGGCCGAGATCTCCACCATCGCCAAGGAGGTGGACAAGGTCAACCAGATCATCAACAACTGCATCGACGCGCTCAAGTCCGAGGCCACCTCCTTCCAGGGCGGCAAGTCCGGGGCCGTGTCCACGGCTGAGCCGCAGCTGGTGCTGCTGTCGGAGCCGCTGGCCGGCAAGCACGGCTTCCTGTCCCCCGTCTACAAGGACGCTTTCGGCCATGGCATGCAGCGGCACCACAGCGTGGAGGCGGCCACGGGGCCGCCGCGTGCCAGCACCTCATCCAGCGGCTCGGCGCGCAGCCCGCGAGCCTTCTGCGCCGAGGCCGCCGGTGCGCACAAGGCCACAGCCACCGAGGCCAAGTACATTGAGAAGAGCTCCCCTGCCACCGACGCCATCCTCACTGTGACGCCCGCGGCCACCGTGCTGCGGGCCGAGGCCGAGAAAGGCCGCCACTATGGCGAGCACCGGCACTCATACCCCGGCTCCCATCCTGCCGAGCCGCCTGCGCCCCCCGCGCCCCCGCCCCACGATAGCCTGG
This genomic interval carries:
- the ELFN1 gene encoding protein ELFN1; amino-acid sequence: MAGCWWGALWVCVAAATLLHAGGLVYGDCWLIEGDKGFVWLAICSQNQPPYEAIPQQINNTIVDLRLNENRIRSVQFASLSRFGNLTYLNLTKNEIAYIEDGAFSGQFNLQVLQLGYNRLRNLTEGVLRGLGKLEYLYLQANLIEVVTPSAFWECPNIVNIDLSMNRIQRLHSATFAGLAKLSVCELYSNPFYCSCELLGFLRWLAAFTNATQTYDRMQCESPPLYSGYFLLGQGRHGQRSILGKLQSVCTDGSYAAEPPXXXXXXXXXXXXPPPPPPEPSEAPCADEECFSGDGTTPPVALPTLVPQAEARPLLKVKQLTQNSATLTVQLPSPFTRMYTLERFNNSRASTVSRLTKPQEDIRLTDLPTLTNHTYCVVSTSSGLHHNHTCLTIGLPKPPGPPGPGPSPSTATHYIMTVLGCLFGMVLVLGAVYHCLRRRRRRDEKHKKAAAAGSLKKTIIELKYGPELEAPGLAPLSQGPLLGPEAVTRIPYLPAGAGEVEQYKLVESSETPKASKGNYMDIRTGEQGERRDCELGRPGPDSQSSVAEISTIAKEVDKVNQIINNCIDALKSEATSFQGGKSGAVSTAEPQLVLLSEPLAGKHGFLSPVYKDAFGHGMQRHHSVEAATGPPRASTSSSGSARSPRAFCAEAAGAHKATATEAKYIEKSSPATDAILTVTPAATVLRAEAEKGRHYGEHRHSYPGSHPAEPPAPPAPPPHDSLGGRKASILEPLTRPRPRELAYSQLSPQYHNLSYSSSPEYTCRASQSIWERFRLSRRRHKDDEEFMAAGHALRKKVQFAKDEDLHDILDYWKGVSAQHKS